A region from the Brassica napus cultivar Da-Ae chromosome C8, Da-Ae, whole genome shotgun sequence genome encodes:
- the LOC106401562 gene encoding DEAD-box ATP-dependent RNA helicase 28 yields the protein MSGAFFYDAASDDDLEFLNHEDESSDEDVAEERKARAEGGEDEEDSEVEDEDDDDDDVEEEDEKPTRKGSTDAQSPWDFASYSSSVGEEHARRHTTSIDEKISKAIKHRPLPISTEEEEEEEEEEEDVSEAEPDKQEEYLSEDEEAADSKADNVAAKPFFSTVDGVSFHANSFMELNLSRPLLRACETLGYKKPTPIQAACIPLALTGRDLCASAITGSGKTAAFALPTLERLLFRPKRVFATRVLILTPTRELAVQIHSMIQKLAQFTDIKCGLIVGGLSVREQEVVLRSMPDIVVATPGRMIDHLRNSMSVDLDDLAVLILDEADRLLQTGFATEIQELVRLCPKRRQTMLFSATMTEEVKELVKLSLNKPLRLSADPSARRPPGLTEEVVRIRRTREANQEAVLLSLCTRTFKSKVIIFSGTKQAAHRLKILFGLAGLKAAELHGNLTQAQRLDSLELFRKQEVDFLIATDVAARGLDIIGVQTVINYACPREIDSYVHRVGRTARAGREGYAVTFVTDNDRSLLKVIAKKVGSKLKSRIIPEQSIVKWSQIIDEMEDQYSAVIRLEREERALRKAEMEFAKAENMIEHRDEIFARPKRTWFMTEKEKKLVAKTEKDSAGNPSGNELVSADIAEDLKMKEKRKREREKNLPRKKRRKLEAAREMLEDNEEEDEEEEEGEDEKRGRSRGNKKKKNEPEKKGLTLVDLGYRRAKAVKAKQRAIDSGKMDRPTPNKKQNLNRTKPKTQPRNEEMKDLFKSDMSDKKQGSVGAGASAKPRGKSKNSFKSKGRYKRR from the exons ATGTCCGGGGCCTTCTTCTACGACGCCGCTAGCGACGACGATCTCGAATTCCTAAACCACGAAGACGAGAGCAGCGACGAAGATGTAGCTGAAGAGCGTAAAGCTCGAGCAGAAGgtggagaagacgaagaagatagCGAAGTTGAGGATGAGGACGACGACGATGATGacgtagaagaagaagatgagaaaccTACAAGGAAAGGAAGCACCGATGCTCAATCTCCTTGGGATTTCGCGTCGTATTCAAGCTCCGTCGGGGAAGAACACGCCCGCCGTCACACAACCTCTATCGATGAGAAGATCTCAAAAGCTATCAAGCATCGTCCTCTTCCTATCTCcactgaggaagaagaagaagaagaagaagaagaagaagatgtctcCGAGGCTGAACCTGACAAACAA GAGGAGTATCTTTCGGAAGACGAAGAGGCAGCTGATTCGAAAGCAGACAATGTTGCAGCCAAGCCGTTCTTCTCTACCGTGGATGGAGTTTCGTTTCATGCTAATTCTTTCATGGAGCTCAACCTCTCTCGCCCATTGCTTCGAGCTTGTGAAACTCTTGGATACAAGAAACCTACCCCGATTCAG GCAGCGTGTATACCTTTAGCACTTACAGGGCGTGATCTTTGCGCCAGTGCAATCACTGGATCAGGGAAG ACTGCTGCGTTCGCTTTACCTACTCTTGAGAGGTTGCTGTTTCGTCCTAAGCGGGTCTTTGCTACTAGGGTTCTTATTCTCACTCCAACCAGGGAGCTGGCTGTCCA GATTCACAGTATGATTCAGAAGCTTGCACAGTTTACTGATATCAAATGTGGATTGATTGTAGGAGGGCTGTCTGTAAGG GAGCAAGAGGTTGTTTTGAGGTCTATGCCAGATATTGTTGTCGCTACTCCTGGACGTATGATAGATCATTTGCGTAATTCGATGTCTGTCGATTTGGATGATCTCGCGGTTTTGATTCTCGATGAAGCAGATCGTCTTCTACAGACTGGGTTTGCCACTGAAATACAAGAGCTG GTTCGCTTATGTCCCAAGAGAAGGCAAACAATGCTCTTCTCAGCCACAATGACTGAAGAAGTTAAAGAGCTTGTCAAACTTTCCTTGAACAAACCACTGCGTCTCTCAGCTGATCCATCAGCTAGAAGGCCTCCAGGCCTGACTGAGGA GGTGGTAAGAATACGCAGGACGCGTGAGGCAAATCAGGAAGCTGTTCTTCTTTCATTATGCACAAGAACTTTCAAATCAAAAGTTATCATCTTTAG TGGAACAAAACAGGCTGCACATAGGCTGAAAATTTTATTCGGACTAGCTGGCCTCAAAGCAGCTGAGCTTCATGGAAACCTAACTCAAGCACAACGTCTTGAT TCTCTGGAACTTTTCAGAAAGCAAGAGGTTGATTTCCTCATTGCCACCGATGTGGCTGCTCGA GGGCTTGATATTATTGGTGTCCAAACTGTTATAAATTATGCCTGTCCTCGGGAAATAGACAG TTATGTTCACAGAGTTGGTAGAACAGCTAGGGCTGGAAGAGAAGGTTATGCTGTAACCTTTGTGACTGACAATGACCGATCCCTTTTGAAAGTCATT GCCAAGAAGGTGGGTTCAAAGTTGAAAAGCAGAATCATCCCAGAGCAGTCAATCGTTAAGTGGTCTCAGATAATCGATGAAATGGAAGATCAATACTCTGCTGTTATTCGACTAGAGAG GGAAGAGCGAGCTCTAAGGAAAGCTGAAATGGAATTTGCAAAA GCGGAGAACATGATTGAACACAGAGATGAAATATTCGCACGCCCAAAAAGGACTTGGTTCATgacagagaaggagaagaagctcgTGGCGAAAACTGAAAAG GATTCTGCTGGAAACCCTTCTGGAAACGAACTAGTTAGTGCTGATATAGCAGAGGACCTcaagatgaaggagaagagaaaacGCGAACGCGAG AAGAATCTTCCAAGGAAAAAACGTAGAAAGCTTGAAGCTGCCAGAGAGATGCTAGAggataacgaagaagaagacgaagaggaagaagaaggagaagatgaaaaacGAGGAAGATCAAGA gggaacaagaagaagaagaacgaacCAGAGAAGAAAGGATTGACACTCGTGGATCTTGGTTACAGACGAGCAAAGGCGGTAAAAGCAAAACAGAGAGCAATTGATTCGGGTAAGATGGATAGACCAACGCCGAACAAGAAACAAAACCTAAACCGGACTAAACCAAAAACGCAGCCTCGAAATGAAGAGATGAAAGATCTGTTCAAGAGTGATATGAGCGACAAGAAACAAGGCAGTGTCGGAGCTGGGGCTTCAGCGAAACCTCGCGGGAAGTCGAAGAACTCTTTCAAGAGCAAAGGCCG ATATAAGCGTAGGTAG